The following DNA comes from Chitinophagales bacterium.
TTAAAGTGGACATAAATTTACTCACTTCATCTGTTATCATACCATCTCTTAGCTTTGCAAAAGCAGGATGCCAGCGTTCAAAATGATAGTCTTCACGTTTATTTTCATTTAAGCTTTTGCGTACCACATTTAGCGATTCAAAAGCGGGGAAATTATCGTGAATGGTATTGGCAAATTCTTCTTCAAAAAAGTTTTCAAGCATAATGTGCTTGCAGGGTTGGGCATTTTGAAACTGCTCAGCCAATTTTTTTAAATTTTCCGGATTGGTATATTTTTTATTGATTAATTCTAATCCCATTGTTGTATTTTTAAATTTTATGCATTTTTTTCATCAAAACATGAAATAGCTTCGGAAATGCTCTTGCAAATTTAGGCATATTTACTTCCAATCCACCCACATAAGCGTGCATTTTTACATTTTTAATACAATTTAAAATTCCTTTGGCACATTTAGCGGCATCCATACCTTTTTCTTGTGCTACACTATCTTTATTGTGTACTTCGCCACTGCCAGTTAAAGATTTTTTTGTTATTTCTGTTTTTATAAAGCCGGGAGAAACTATGTGAACTTTTATGTTGTATCTTTCTATATCGTATCTAAGGCTATTGAAATATCCATTAATAGCGTGCTTAGAAGCACAATAAGGAGCTACTAATGGCAAGCCTATTTCGCCTAAAATACTACTTACTACGGCTATTTGTCCATGCTGTTGTTTAATAAAATAAGGCAAAAATGCTTTAGTAATATTAATGGTAGCAAAATAATTGACTTCCATAACCTTTCTTTCAACTTCTTCAGATGTGTCTTGCACAAAAGATTTTTGAGCTATACCTGCATTGTTAATTAAAATATCAATTTTGCCAAAATGGCTTATCACTTTATCTGCAATAGCTTCAAAATCAGGTTGTAATGAAAAATCTACCGGAATAATAAGTGTATCATTATTAGGATATGAATTTACTATGTTTTTCATTTTGCTTTCGCTTCTGGCTAATAATGCAACCTTAGCATTTTGTGCTAACAACATACGCACCATTTGCTCTCCAATGCCAGAAGATGCACCTGTAACCACCACCACTTTATTTTTGTAAAAAGCACTCATTAACATTTTTTTTCGCAAATGTACAGATTTATAGTAGCACAATTAGCAAATATATAGTATCATAACAAGCTTAATTTTATATCTTTGGGCAGTTTAATTAAGGAAATCACTTATGAAAGGATTGAGTTTTTACAAAAAGATTAATAATATTGTTGGTTGGGGTGTGTTTGCCATAGCCTTATTGGTTTACACACTTACCATGGAAAAATCAGGTAGTTTTTGGGACTGCGGAGAGTTTGTGTCTGGTGCATACAAGCTTCAAGTAGTGCATCCACCAGGAGCTCCGTTTTTTAATATTATAGGTAGAATATTCACTTTAGTAGCACAGGAAGATACTGGTCAAGTGGCTATTATGATTAACTTTTTATCGGCTTTATCTACTGCTTTTGTGTCATTGTTTGCTTTTTGGAGTACTACAATGGTAGCAAAAAAACTATTGGTAAAAGACGAAGATAAAGATTTTAGCATGTCTAATATATTAGCTATAATGGGAGCAGGAATTGTAGCCGGTTTAGTTTCTACTTTTGCAGATTCTATTTGGTTTAGTGCTGTAGAAGGAGAGGTTTATGCCTTATCTATTTTCTTTATGACTTTTGTAGTGTGGGCAGCTTTAAAATGGGAAAATGACACAAGTGAAAATGCTGATAAGTGGTTAGTACTTATTGCTTTTATGATTGGTTTATCTACCGGAGTTCACTTATTGAGTTTGTTAGCTATTCCTTTTGTGGGAATGATTATTTACTACAAGAAATTTGAGTTTAATTGGAAAGGTGCTTTATTGGCTTTTATAGCTTCTTTTGTGGCGGTAGGTTTTGTAATGATAGGCGTAATACAGGGAATACCTAAAATATTATCAGTTTTTGAATTGATGTTTGTAAACGGTTTTTCTATGAGTTTTAATACAGGAGTATTTATAGCCATAGTAGCAATTATAGCACTTATAGTAGCTCTTACCTATTACTCTCAAAAAAACCACAAATACTATTTTAATTTGGCGGCAGTAAGTTCAGTTGTGCTTTTAGTAGGTTATTCTTCTTATGCTTTAGTGCCTATAAGAGCCACTGCTAATACGCCAATAAACATGAACAAACCTTCAGACGCTTTTACCTTGCTTTCTTATTTGAATAGAGAGCAGTATGGAGAACGTCCTTTACTTTTTGGTCCAGATTATACCGTAGAGTTTAGACTGGCAAGTCAGGGAGGAGATATAGTAAACATAGGAGAAGGAAGAACGCTTTACGTTAAAGATGATGCAACAAAAAGCTATTTAGATATGGGCAACAAACAGGTGTTTGAATGGTCTAATGAGTCTAAAATGTTTTTCCCTCGTTTAGGCGTTATAGGCGATAACAGTAAAACAGAAGCTTACCGAGCATGGATAAATCCTCCTTATGGAATTTATGATAGAGAAACCAGAAAGATAGTTTCAAAATTTGGTCCTAATGAATTGAGTGTAGCTCAGCAATATGTATCTAAATTAAATGAAGAAAACAAGAGTCAGTATGGCAATCAACGTTATAGAGTTAAAGATATATTAACTTGGGGCGATAACATTAAGTTTTTCTTTCAGTACCAGTTAGGATATATGTATATGCGTTATTTTATGTGGAATTTTTCGGGAAGACAAAACGATATACAAGGCACTTACCAAAACTCTGAAGGAGGATGGATAGTGGGCGTACCGGCTATAGATGACGCTTTGGGTTCATTGTGGGGAAATCCATCGTGGACAATGAAAAATTTATCGCCAGAAAGAGAGGCAAACTATGCTTACAATAAATTTTATGCTATTCCATTTATATTAGGCTTAATAGGTTTAGTGTTTTTATTCAAATACAATTTAAAATACGGAATTGCATTTAGTATTTTATTTTTAACCACAGGTGTATTCTTTATTATTTATGGAAATCAACCACCTATAGAACCCCGAGAAAGAGATTATGTAATAGCAGGTTCTATATTTACTTATGCCATATTTATAGGCTTATCTTTAATAGCTATTTATAGTGTGCTTAAAGATAAAGTAAATGGCAATGTAGCTTTTGCCGTAGCATTTTTAGTTACTATAATAGCTCCGGCACTAATGGGCTCACAAGGCTGGGACGACCACGATAGAAATGGACGTACTACAGCCGTAGATTTTGCTGAAAATTACTTGCAATCTTGCGAACCAAACGCTATATTATTTACACAAGGCGATAATGACACCTACCCACTTTGGTATGCCCAAGAGGTAGAAGGTATAAGAACAGACGTGCGTATTATTAACTTAAGTTTATTGGGTGTTGATTGGTATATTAATCAGTTGCGTTATAAAATGAACGATGCTGACCCTGTTAAATTAACATTTACACCAGAAATGCTAAGAGCAGGAAACAGAGACCAAGTGCAGTATATTCCTAATGCCAATTTGGATAATAATAAATATTATAATGCCGAAGATATTATGAAGTTTGTGGCAAAAGATGATGCTAATATAGAAGCTCGTTACAAAGTGCCGTATTATTTACCTACTAAAAAAATGAGTTTCCCTATAGATAGAGCTAAAGCAGAAAAAATAGGTTTAATAGCTCCGGGAGATTCAACTTCTTTATCGGTAATAAATTATGATTTATCTAAAAATTCATTACTGAAAAATGATTTATTAACTAT
Coding sequences within:
- a CDS encoding SDR family oxidoreductase; this encodes MSAFYKNKVVVVTGASSGIGEQMVRMLLAQNAKVALLARSESKMKNIVNSYPNNDTLIIPVDFSLQPDFEAIADKVISHFGKIDILINNAGIAQKSFVQDTSEEVERKVMEVNYFATINITKAFLPYFIKQQHGQIAVVSSILGEIGLPLVAPYCASKHAINGYFNSLRYDIERYNIKVHIVSPGFIKTEITKKSLTGSGEVHNKDSVAQEKGMDAAKCAKGILNCIKNVKMHAYVGGLEVNMPKFARAFPKLFHVLMKKMHKI
- a CDS encoding DUF2723 domain-containing protein, whose product is MKGLSFYKKINNIVGWGVFAIALLVYTLTMEKSGSFWDCGEFVSGAYKLQVVHPPGAPFFNIIGRIFTLVAQEDTGQVAIMINFLSALSTAFVSLFAFWSTTMVAKKLLVKDEDKDFSMSNILAIMGAGIVAGLVSTFADSIWFSAVEGEVYALSIFFMTFVVWAALKWENDTSENADKWLVLIAFMIGLSTGVHLLSLLAIPFVGMIIYYKKFEFNWKGALLAFIASFVAVGFVMIGVIQGIPKILSVFELMFVNGFSMSFNTGVFIAIVAIIALIVALTYYSQKNHKYYFNLAAVSSVVLLVGYSSYALVPIRATANTPINMNKPSDAFTLLSYLNREQYGERPLLFGPDYTVEFRLASQGGDIVNIGEGRTLYVKDDATKSYLDMGNKQVFEWSNESKMFFPRLGVIGDNSKTEAYRAWINPPYGIYDRETRKIVSKFGPNELSVAQQYVSKLNEENKSQYGNQRYRVKDILTWGDNIKFFFQYQLGYMYMRYFMWNFSGRQNDIQGTYQNSEGGWIVGVPAIDDALGSLWGNPSWTMKNLSPEREANYAYNKFYAIPFILGLIGLVFLFKYNLKYGIAFSILFLTTGVFFIIYGNQPPIEPRERDYVIAGSIFTYAIFIGLSLIAIYSVLKDKVNGNVAFAVAFLVTIIAPALMGSQGWDDHDRNGRTTAVDFAENYLQSCEPNAILFTQGDNDTYPLWYAQEVEGIRTDVRIINLSLLGVDWYINQLRYKMNDADPVKLTFTPEMLRAGNRDQVQYIPNANLDNNKYYNAEDIMKFVAKDDANIEARYKVPYYLPTKKMSFPIDRAKAEKIGLIAPGDSTSLSVINYDLSKNSLLKNDLLTIDIVANNINERPIYFAVSVAPSAYIGFQKYFEQNGLVYRIVPRVNRSGQPTNAPINTDLMYTDVMDEFKFGKIDSNPKVYVDENISRMTMNLVSNFVKLAQSLEAKGENDKAVKVLDKLFVSLPVNKVPYNFFHGEIPGLYLKAGQTEKAKELADKMLTSAQAELDYYVEVYKQERRKASPALLEQYKQGAFTQNRSVMEQLYLLQQMGNSFKQSGDTEYSEKIDAALKKYSDLLRQV